In Carya illinoinensis cultivar Pawnee chromosome 9, C.illinoinensisPawnee_v1, whole genome shotgun sequence, the following are encoded in one genomic region:
- the LOC122276704 gene encoding pyruvate decarboxylase 2: MDTMIGAVDACKPACSDVCSLTSNVAVSTIHDSVPSFVNSSEATLGGHIARRLVEIGVTDVFTVPGDFNLTLLDHLIAEPGLTNIGCCNELNAGYAADGYARSRGVGACVVTFTVGGLSVLNAIAGAYSENLPVICIVGGPNSNDYGTNRILHHTIGLPDFSQELRCFQTVTCYQAVVNNLEDAHELIDTAISTSLKESKPVYISIGCNLAAIPHPTFSREPVPFSLAPKWSNKMGLEAAVEAAAEFLNKAVKPVLLGGPKLRVANACDAFVELADACGYSFAVMPSAKGLVPEDHPHFIGTYWGAVSTAFCAEIVESADAYLFAGPIFNDYSSVGYSLLLKKEKAIIVQPDRVTVGNGPSFGCVLMKDFLGALAKRLKRNSTSYDNYHRIYVPEGHPLKAVPREPLRVNVLFQHIQKMLSSETAVIAETGDSWFNCQKLKLPRGCGYEFQMQYGSIGWSVGATLGYAQAVPEKRVIACIGDGSFQVTAQDVSTMIRCGQRTIIFLINNGGYTIEVEIHDGPYNVIKNWNYTGLIDAIHNGEGKCWTAKIHCEEELIEAIETATGAKKDCLCFLEVIVHKDDTSKELLEWGSRVSAANSRPPNPQ; encoded by the exons ATGGACACCATGATTGGAGCGGTTGATGCGTGTAAGCCAGCGTGCAGCGACGTGTGCAGCCTAACGTCGAACGTTGCCGTATCGACCATCCATGACTCGGTCCCCTCCTTCGTCAACTCGTCCGAGGCCACTCTGGGCGGTCACATCGCCCGCCGGCTCGTAGAAATCGGCGTGACCGACGTGTTCACCGTCCCTGGTGACTTCAACCTGACGCTCCTTGATCACCTCATTGCCGAGCCTGGCCTCACCAATATCGGGTGCTGCAACGAGCTCAACGCCGGATACGCCGCTGACGGGTACGCCCGCTCGCGTGGCGTCGGCGCCTGCGTCGTCACCTTCACTGTCGGTGGGCTCAGCGTCCTCAATGCGATCGCCGGCGCGTACAGTGAGAACTTGCCGGTCATTTGCATAGTAGGCGGTCCCAACTCCAATGACTACGGGACAAACCGAATTCTTCACCACACTATTGGCTTGCCTGACTTTAGCCAAGAGCTCAGATGCTTTCAGACTGTCACTTGCTATCAG GCTGTGGTGAACAATTTGGAAGATGCACATGAGCTGATCGATACAGCCATTTCAACTTCTTTAAAAGAAAGCAAGCCTGTTTACATTAGCATAGGCTGCAACTTGGCTGCGATTCCTCATCCAACTTTCAGCCGTGAACCTGTTCCATTTTCACTTGCTCCCAA ATGGAGTAATAAGATGGGTTTGGAGGCTGCAGTGGAGGCAGCCGCGGAATTCTTGAATAAGGCCGTGAAACCTGTTTTACTTGGCGGTCCTAAACTGCGAGTTGCAAATGCATGCGATGCCTTTGTTGAGCTCGCCGATGCTTGCGGTTATTCCTTTGCGGTGATGCCATCAGCGAAAGGGCTTGTGCCGGAGGACCACCCCCATTTCATTGGGACTTACTGGGGTGCTGTAAGCACTGCTTTCTGCGCGGAGATTGTGGAGTCCGCGGATGCTTACTTATTTGCTGGACCTATTTTCAACGACTATAGCTCCGTTGGGTATTCGCTCCTTCTGAAGAAGGAGAAGGCAATCATCGTGCAGCCGGATCGGGTAACGGTTGGGAATGGGCCTTCATTTGGGTGTGTTTTaatgaaggatttcctcggagcaCTCGCTAAGCGGCTCAAGCGAAACTCTACTTCTTATGACAATTATCATAGGATCTATGTCCCCGAGGGGCATCCTCTGAAGGCTGTACCGAGAGAACCTTTGAGGGTTAATGTTTTGTTCCAGCATATACAAAAGATGCTATCTAGTGAGACTGCTGTGATTGCTGAGACCGGAGACTCATGGTTTAACTGTCAGAAACTGAAGTTGCCACGAGGTTGCGG GTATGAGTTCCAAATGCAGTATGGATCAATCGGTTGGTCAGTTGGTGCAACTCTTGGGTATGCACAGGCCGTGCCAGAGAAGCGAGTGATTGCTTGCATTGGTGATGGAAGCTTTCAG GTCACTGCACAAGATGTGTCAACAATGATTCGATGTGGGCAGAGGACTATCATCTTCCTGATAAATAATGGTGGATACACCATTGAAGTTGAAATCCATGATGGTCCTTACAACGTCATTAAGAACTGGAACTACACAGGGTTGATTGATGCAATACACAATGGCGAAGGCAAGTGCTGGACAGCCAAG ATCCATTGTGAGGAGGAACTGATTGAAGCAATCGAGACGGCAACGGGGGCCAAGAAGGACTGCTTGTGCTTCCTTGAGGTGATTGTTCACAAGGATGATACCAGCAAAGAGCTGCTTGAATGGGGTTCGAGGGTCTCTGCTGCCAATAGCCGTCCACCCAACCCGCAGTAA